The proteins below come from a single Mya arenaria isolate MELC-2E11 chromosome 6, ASM2691426v1 genomic window:
- the LOC128239280 gene encoding beta-1,4-N-acetylgalactosaminyltransferase bre-4-like: protein MVRRCTRFTSVVVFLVGCAALVSVINVRELSVTLKTKLRVAKLSFGAASGLNNEKRTCDPRSRNERNGRICNDKPPNVIRGLTYKSRGNVSLELCQAVPDLLVGRLIINFVAALKSPPPPALQDVSPGGTWSPKNCVATQRIAIIIPFRDRQKHLDILAYYLVPVLKRQEVAFRIFVVEQYGNKTFNKGRLMNIGFTEARKYDEFDCFIFHDVDLIPEDDRNMYTCLENPRHMSPAVDKFKYKLPYKGLVGGVLSFRSKHFIKVNGYSNLFWGWGGEDDDMYHRLIASKITILRTPFETGRYKMIKHGRKGGTSPFRWKLLKTLKKRLKKDGLNTLEYKLVETRLEKLYTRILADVGDPANDSDRLSTLLA from the exons ATGGTGCGGCGATGTACTAGATTTACatctgttgttgtgtttttggtGGGTTGTGCCGCCCTGGTCAGTGTTATAAATGTAAGGGAATTGAGCGTCACCCTCAAAACAAAACTCCGTGTTGCAAAACTCTCATTCGGTGCGGCTTCCGGTTTAAATAATGAGAAACGAACGTGTGATCCCAGAAGCAGAAACGAGCGTAATGGACGCATTTGCAATGACAAACCGCCAAACGTTATCAGGGGATTAACATACAAATCAAGAGGAAACGTGTCTTTGGAATTATGTCAGGCTGTTCCAGATTTACTCG tagGAAGACTGATTATTAACTTTGTTGCGGCACTTAAATCTCCACCGCCGCCGGCACTCCAGGATGTGTCGCCAGGGGGTACATGGAGTCCGAAGAACTGCGTTGCTACGCAACGGATAGCAATTATTATCCCTTTTCGTGACAGGCAGAAACATTTAGACATTTTAGCATACTATCTTGTTCCCGTATTAAAACGACAAGAAGTGGCTTTTCGAATATTTGTGGTAGAACAg TACGGCAacaaaaccttcaacaaagGTCGGCTTATGAACATCGGGTTTACGGAAGCGCGGAAGTACGATGAGTTTGACTGCTTCATCTTCCACGACGTCGATCTCATACCGGAAGACGACAGGAACATGTACACCTGCTTGGAGAACCCTCGTCATATGTCCCCGGCCGTggataaattcaaatataa ATTGCCGTACAAGGGTCTTGTGGGTGGGGTACTCAGCTTCCGGAGTAAACATTTCATCAAAGTGAATGGCTATTCGAACCTTTTCTGGGGGTGGGGCGGAGAGGATGACGACATGTATCACAG ACTCATAGCCTCGAAAATAACTATTTTGCGCACGCCATTCGAGACTGGAAGGTATAAAATGATAAAGCACGGCCGAAAAGGTGGTACTTCACCATTCAG ATGGAaacttttgaaaacattaaagaaaCGTTTAAAGAAAGACGGTCTCAACACTTTGGAGTACAAATTGGTCGAAACCCGGCTTGAGAAGTTGTACACACGAATACTGGCGGATGTTGGCGATCCGGCGAATGATTCGGATAGACTTTCCACTTTGCTAGCCTAG